The following proteins are co-located in the Deltaproteobacteria bacterium genome:
- a CDS encoding type II toxin-antitoxin system VapC family toxin, with product MKYVLDTNVYLEAARSDEARAQFLEAFIPLLPATFLSAVVACELAVDATDRRTRGLVRQFLLPMERTGRIVSPVFDDWIDASDVVSAIEERDGGWRSKLPALLNDIMISLCARRIGATLITYNGEDFRLIRRHREFSLRVLAGARRESRR from the coding sequence CTGAAGTACGTTCTCGACACCAACGTCTACCTCGAAGCGGCTCGCTCCGACGAGGCGCGGGCACAGTTCCTCGAGGCGTTCATTCCTCTGCTGCCCGCGACGTTCCTCTCCGCCGTCGTCGCCTGTGAACTCGCTGTCGACGCGACGGACCGTCGCACACGGGGCCTGGTGCGCCAGTTCCTGCTGCCGATGGAGCGCACTGGGCGCATCGTGAGCCCGGTATTCGACGATTGGATCGACGCGTCCGACGTAGTGAGCGCGATCGAGGAGCGCGACGGGGGCTGGCGGTCGAAGCTCCCCGCGCTACTCAATGACATTATGATCTCGCTCTGCGCGCGCAGGATCGGCGCAACGCTGATCACGTACAACGGCGAAGACTTCCGTCTCATCAGGCGTCACAGAGAATTCTCTCTCCGGGTGCTGGCTGGAGCGAGGCGCGAGAGTCGTCGCTGA